From a single Bryobacter aggregatus MPL3 genomic region:
- a CDS encoding ABC transporter permease: MILTALALARREMLKFWREKARVVGFAAAPLLFWFVVSAGFNDFARFFAGSIALTLMFSAVFSNMSVIDDRKEGFLAGVLVTPAPRAGVVLGKVLGATILAWLQSLVFLFFLPLTGLTPGFFGILGAAGVLLLIGLLFTLLGFLCAWRMPSTQAFHGVINMLLLPMWMLSGSLFRVGEAHPLMQRLMQVNPMTYGISLLDVCLGGTSPFSMALSLAVLCGTTALLFGAALWFIGRSEYATA; the protein is encoded by the coding sequence ATGATCCTCACAGCCTTGGCCTTAGCCCGACGGGAGATGCTGAAATTCTGGCGTGAGAAGGCACGCGTGGTTGGCTTTGCCGCCGCCCCCTTGCTGTTCTGGTTCGTCGTGAGCGCAGGCTTCAACGACTTCGCCCGCTTCTTTGCCGGCTCCATCGCGCTGACGCTGATGTTCTCCGCGGTCTTCTCCAACATGTCGGTGATCGACGATCGCAAAGAGGGCTTCCTCGCCGGCGTTTTAGTGACGCCCGCACCGCGCGCGGGAGTGGTCCTCGGCAAGGTGCTTGGGGCAACGATCCTTGCCTGGCTGCAAAGCCTCGTATTTCTGTTCTTCCTGCCGCTCACCGGCCTGACGCCGGGTTTCTTTGGCATCCTGGGGGCAGCGGGAGTACTGCTTTTGATCGGTCTGCTGTTTACGCTACTCGGCTTCCTCTGCGCCTGGCGCATGCCCTCGACGCAGGCGTTCCACGGCGTCATCAACATGCTGCTGCTTCCCATGTGGATGCTTTCCGGCTCGCTGTTTCGCGTCGGAGAAGCGCATCCGCTCATGCAGCGCCTGATGCAAGTGAATCCGATGACCTACGGCATCTCGCTGCTCGACGTTTGCCTCGGAGGCACCTCGCCGTTTTCGATGGCGCTCAGTCTGGCGGTTCTGTGTGGCACAACGGCGCTGCTCTTTGGCGCCGCCTTATGGTTCATTGGAAGGAGCGAATATGCGACGGCGTGA
- a CDS encoding SCO family protein, producing the protein MRRREWLAGLVLWSSCKKKSALPDLGTVPPFEFTKQDGRPFSSSALKGKVWVADFFFTHCPGPCPRMSNQLKRVQEQTAQLPDFHIVSITVDPDRDTPEVLTEYAKRYHADPMRWTFLTGRKDLIENVMRESFYLGHAGTMTEHSTRFVLVDGSMRIRGFYDSFAKDSIDQLIEDIQQLS; encoded by the coding sequence ATGCGACGGCGTGAATGGCTCGCTGGCCTTGTCCTATGGAGTAGCTGCAAAAAGAAAAGCGCGCTGCCCGACTTGGGCACCGTGCCGCCCTTCGAATTTACAAAACAGGATGGCCGGCCTTTTTCCAGCTCTGCCTTAAAAGGAAAAGTCTGGGTGGCGGACTTCTTCTTTACCCATTGCCCCGGCCCCTGCCCACGCATGTCCAATCAACTGAAGCGGGTGCAGGAACAGACGGCACAACTCCCGGACTTCCACATCGTCAGTATTACGGTAGACCCTGACCGCGACACGCCAGAGGTCCTGACCGAGTATGCCAAGCGCTACCACGCAGACCCCATGCGCTGGACCTTTCTTACCGGCCGCAAAGACCTCATCGAGAATGTAATGAGAGAGTCTTTTTACCTGGGGCACGCTGGCACCATGACCGAACACTCCACCCGTTTCGTTCTGGTCGATGGTTCCATGCGGATCCGTGGCTTCTACGATTCCTTCGCAAAAGACAGCATCGATCAGCTCATTGAGGATATCCAACAACTTTCATGA